The nucleotide sequence ACGGTGAATATGGCGCACCTGGCCGAGCGTATCGGAGAAGTCGAACAGACAGGTGTCTTGACAACAATCGCAGTCTTGCTGTTCCTTGTATTCGCTACAAAAGGAGCCTTATTTCCGCTCTTTTTCTGGATGCCGAGGTCCTATGCGGTGCCAAGCCCTGTCATTTCCGCCCTGTTCGGAGCGCTTTTGACCAAAGTCGGCGTATACTCCATTTTAAGAGTGTTTACGCTCATATTTGTTTACAATCTCGACTTTACGCATAACCTTTTTATCATACTGGCAGGAATCACGATGCTGATCGGCGTGGTCGGCGCCCTTTCCACAAACGATGTCAAATTGATCATTGCCTACAATATCATTCCTGCAGTCGGCTATATGATGATGGGAATCGGCATTTTCAGCGATTCTTCCATTGCCGGCACGGTCTATTACCTTGTTCATGACATGATCGTCAAAGGGGCTTTATTTCTCCTGGTCGGCGCCATTGTGATTGCTGCCGGAACAAGCGACTTAAGGAAGATGGGCGGCTTGATCCATTCCTATCCGCTGCTTGGCTGGCTGTTTTTACTTGCTTCCATCACAGTTGCAGGACTGCCGCCTTTCTCAGGCTTCATCGGAAAACTGCTCCTGCTTCAAGGCGGTATGGAAAATGGAAACTTTGTCATAGTCGGAATCGGTTTGCTGACAAGCCTGCTGATTTTGATTTCAGTAATTCGCATCTTTATTAACGGGTTCTGGGGAGAACCAAAAGAATACAAGCCGGCACGTTCAATCGGCGGAC is from Bacillus marinisedimentorum and encodes:
- a CDS encoding Na+/H+ antiporter subunit D; translation: MSNLAILPILIPFVTAIAAAFFHKNLPLTRWITGIMVFVNLAVTLYVTTVAFSQGAIVLETGGWAAPYGIILVADKLAMTLVTTTNIIAVAAFFFAKVSLDEQRQHFYFYTFFQLLIAGVSGAFITGDLFNLFVFFEVLLMASYGLIVLGGTKEQFRESLKYVLINLFSSILFVTTVAFLYSVTGTVNMAHLAERIGEVEQTGVLTTIAVLLFLVFATKGALFPLFFWMPRSYAVPSPVISALFGALLTKVGVYSILRVFTLIFVYNLDFTHNLFIILAGITMLIGVVGALSTNDVKLIIAYNIIPAVGYMMMGIGIFSDSSIAGTVYYLVHDMIVKGALFLLVGAIVIAAGTSDLRKMGGLIHSYPLLGWLFLLASITVAGLPPFSGFIGKLLLLQGGMENGNFVIVGIGLLTSLLILISVIRIFINGFWGEPKEYKPARSIGGLIAPAGFLLAFSVLLGIGAEWFYPYIQSVADSLIDPSVYINTVLKE